In Callospermophilus lateralis isolate mCalLat2 chromosome 4, mCalLat2.hap1, whole genome shotgun sequence, one genomic interval encodes:
- the Spcs3 gene encoding signal peptidase complex subunit 3 has product MNTVLSRANSLFAFSLSVMAALTFGCFITTAFKDRSVPVRLHVSRIMLKNVEDFTGPRERSDLGFITFDITADLENIFDWNVKQLFLYLSAEYSTKNNALNQVVLWDKIVLRGDNPKLLLKDMKTKYFFFDDGNGLKGNRNVTLTLSWNVVPNAGILPLVTGSGHVSVPFPDTYEITKSY; this is encoded by the exons ATGAACACGGTGCTGTCACGGGCGAACTCCTTGTTCGCCTTCTCGCTGAGCGTGATGGCGGCGCTCACCTTCGGCTGCTTCATCACCACCGCCTTCAAAGACCGGAGCGTCCCGGTGCGGCTGCACGTCTCGCGGATCATGCT AAAAAATGTAGAAGACTTCACTGGACCAAGAGAAAGAAGTGATCTGGGATTCATTACATTTGATATAACTGCTG ATTTAGAGAATATATTTGATTGGAACGTTAAGCAGTTGTTTCTTTATTTATCAGCAGAATATTCAACAAAAAATAAT GCTCTGAACCAAGTTGTCCTCTGGGACAAGATTGTTCTGAGAGGTGATAATCCGAAGCTGCTGTTGAAAgatatgaaaacaaaatattttttctttgatgaTGGAAATGGTCTCAA GGGAAACAGGAATGTCACTTTGACCCTATCTTGGAACGTTGTACCAAATGCTGGAATTCTACCTCTTGTGACAGGATCAGGACATGTATCTGTCCCATTTCCAGATACATATGAAATAACGAAGAGTTATTAA